The sequence below is a genomic window from Thermodesulfobacteriota bacterium.
GTTTGAGCGCCGTCACTTATTTGAAACTCTAATGATCCGTCATTTTCTTTAACTATTGTCCCCGGTACTACGATTCCTGACACCCGTACTCTGCTGTCATATACATCCGGTACTTGGGCTCTAAGCTCCTCAACCGTGAGATAGTAGACCATAGTGTCTTTCACACCGCCGTAAACCAGATAACTGACAGTTAGAGCTATAATCGCAATTGCTATAATAAATTTCATTTTGCCTT
It includes:
- a CDS encoding cytochrome c maturation protein CcmE, producing MLKGKMKFIIAIAIIALTVSYLVYGGVKDTMVYYLTVEELRAQVPDVYDSRVRVSGIVVPGTIVKENDGSLEFQISDGAQTIDVQYEGIIPDIFADDVEAVVEGVYAKNDVFEADTLLAKCPTKYEDAESLYENKEASY